The Bacteroides ovatus genomic interval AATTCCGGCATTGGTGCTTATCCAAAGAAAATCTTTTCCATCTCCTTGTATGGCATATATTGTATTACTGGGCAATCCGTCTGCAGTAGTATAAGTGGTTAGTTCTTTCGTATTTTTATTCCAACCGGATAATCCTTCGGAACTGCCCAACCAGACAACTCCTTCGTCATCTTCAAAGATTGAATAAATAACATTTTGTGAGAGTATCTTATGACTTTGAAAATCAGGACTGTCAAGGTCTATACAGTTGATGCCGTCATAAGTTCCGACATACAGTTTATTATCATCGGAATAGTGCAGACAACCTATCCATTCGTTGATTAGAGATGTCCGAGATTGTATGGATGTAAATTCTTTCGTTTTCAGGTCATAGTAGAACAAACCGAATCCCATTGTCGCAATCCAAAGACGCTTGTTTTTATCTTCTGCGAAATCATATACACGTTGTATATAGTTGTTGTTCTTATCTACCAGTTTGTACTGGTAATCGCATAATCCTGTCTGTTTGTTCAGCTTTCCCATACCGTTTATAAAGGAGCCGACCCAAATGTTGTACTCGGAATCTTCATATAGTTTTATAACTGTTGAAGGCACAGAATTAGGGTGATTAGTATGCGAGAAATGTTTAGCCGGTTCTAACTTTTCTGTCAGGGCATAAATTCCGTCATTGTCTGTTCCAACCCATAACATACCGTTGTTGTCTTTGCAGAATGAGGTTATACAACTGGAACCGATCATGTTTTTATCCATGGATTTATGTCCTATATACTTGAAACTGTTTGTTCGGGCAGGTATCTGCATGACTCCTTTCTGATAAACAGCCAACCATAAGTTACCGGAATTGTCTTTTAGGATAGAATGTATTTTTGAATTTTTTGAATCAAAATAGTTGTTGTCAAAATTGTATTCGGAGATTTCATGAGTTTGGTTATTGTAGACACTCATACCTTTACCATCAGTTCCGATATATAATTCATTTTGCGGTCCGGAATAGAGGAAACAGATAGGAAGTTCTCTCTTTTCTTTAAAATCAATAGGTATAAAGGAGTCTTGTCTTTTGTTATAGACGAATAGTCCTTTTCTCATACTTCCTACATAAATATTCCCACGTGAATCTTCACATATACTTTTGACATATCCGTTGTCTTTAGATAAATATAAAGTAAGTTGGTTATTAGAATCAAGACGATATACTCCTTCTTCGTCTTTTGCTATCCAGACATTCTGTTTCTTGTCTTCAATCATAAATCCTGTTGATGTCATGGGGATATCAATTTTTTGAACAGTCAACAGGTAATCTTTGATATTCAACCTGCACAACATATTTCCGGATACCCATATTTCTCCATTTCTCCTTTCGATAAAGGAAACAATATTACTTTCAAATATTTCTCCATTGTCTTCCCTTATTGCAAGTGGGGTAAAATTGTCTGTGGCCGGATCATACATTTGAATTCCCATATATGTACCGATAAACAAATGACCTTTGCTGTCCTCAAAAACAGTACGAACAAAATTGTGGGCTAACGAATGTTCATTATTGGGCTCATGTTTGTATATGGTAAATTTAGCACCGTCATAACGGTTCAGACCATCTTCTGTTGCAATCCAAATGAAACCGTTCCGGTCTTGATATATTTGATTAATCAGACTACTGGAGAGTTCTTTGTCAGTAGTGAATAACTTAGGAGATTGCCCGTTGCATAACAAAGAAAACAATAATAATAGAAAAGTGAATACATTTTTCATAGTTATAGATCGTTGTTTGTTGTACAAAGAAAACTAAAAACCTAAATATAACCTAATAAAAAATGAATATTTTCATTAGGCTCCGGGAGTACAATCGGATGTTGTAACATCGTTTGTAAATAATGTAACATGAGAAAAGATTTATCCCTTCTTCTGTATTATTGTTTTCCTTCGATTGTATTTACAATATAGGTTTTACCCGCCTTTGTTTCGATGTCATATTCGTAAACCTTCTGCAGTTTGGGAGACTGCGCACTTACTCCTTTGGCTACAAGAGGTTGCTTGATAGGAGTGGTGGCGAATAATCTATTTGAGCACTCTTTCCCGTTTACTTGTTTTAAGCCTTTCCCTTTTAGTGGGACATAAGACCGGATGCGGAGCGTACTGCCTATATTCGATCGGATGATCGCTTTATTTAACACATTGTTTTTCCAGTCCATATCGACAGTAAAGTTTCCACGTGCCACCAGCCCCTTCACACTCCCTTCTTCCCATGCATCAGGCAATGCCGGCAATAAATGTACGGCACCGTCATGACTTTGGAGCAACATTTCCGCTACTCCGGCTGTATAACCGAAATTACCGTCAATCTGGAAAGGCGGATGGGCATCCAGCATATTGGGATAGGTACGCCCGTTCGGATATTCTTTAGCCAAGTGATCGTTGGGCAATAGTTGAATCATATTTTTAATGATTTGGAAGGCATGGTTTCCATCCAGCATACGTGCCCAGAAATTGACTTTCCAGCCGATACTCCAACCGGTAGCCTTATCACCGCGTTGAAGCAATGTGTTTCTTGCTGCCTGGAATAACTCGGGATTTGAGTATGGAGAAATTTGATTACTCGGATATAGCCCGTACAAATGTGAAATATGACGGTGCTCGTCCTTGGGATTGTCAATATCTTCAAGCCATTCTTGTAGTTGGTTATGCTTTCCTATTTGCATAGGTGGCAACTTCTCTAGTGTTTGTTTGAGGGAGTCTTGGAAAGAGGGGGCTTCACCTGCGATGTATGAAGCCAATAAGGTATTATGCAGTGCATCAAAGGCAATCTGATTGTCCATTGTGCAACCGGCCGTGATGGGACCGTGTTCCGGCGACACAGAAGGCGACACTACCAACCATTTATACACTGGATGTTCTACCAAGAAATCCATGTAGAACTGCGCTGTTCCTTTCAGGATGGGATAATACTCTTTCAGGAACTCTTTATTTCCTGTAAAGAGGTAATGTTGCCAGATATGTTGAGCTAACCATGCGCCGCCGCTAGGCCACATGCCGGCTGCTGCAAAATCGACTACACCACAGATTCTCCATAAGTCAGTGTTATGATGTGCCACCCATCCCCGACAATCATACATGGTTCGGGCTGTTTCTGCTCCTGTGACGGATAAATCTTTCAACATAGAGAATAACGGACTATGTGTTTCACTTAAATTAGTGACTTCTGCCGGCCAATAGTTCATTTCTGTATTGATATTGATGGTGTATTTGCTATCCCAGGGTGCATGAGTACTGTTATTCCATATACCTTGCAGATTAGCCGGTTGCCCACCCGGTTGCGAAGAAGAAATCAGCAGATAACGTCCATAATGGAAAAGTAGAGCTGCCATTGCCATGTCTTCCCCATTTCCGAAGTTTTCAATTCGTTTGGGAGTCTCCAGTTGGGAAGCTTTGCCTGCCGGTAATGTAAGGCGTACACGGTCAAATTGTTTTTTATAATAAGCGATATGGTTTTTGAGAGCTTTTTCGTAAGGTATTTGCATTGCTCTTTTCAGATATTCGCTGGTTCGGTGGGATTCATCGGCGCTGACATCCTGGTAGTTTACGTAGTTGGTTGCTGCCGATATATAAAGGGTGGCTTCTGTTCCTTCATTTATTTGGAGCGTATTTCCTGCCGGGCGGAGAGTGCCATTCGTTTTTACCTGGATTTGACATTCTGCCCGTAGTGCGGCTTTCAAACCTTCCTGCTCTTTCCCTTGACAGGTGACGGTCAGCTGATCGTTCTGAACATTCACCTTATGTACTAGAGGGCAGTTATATGCAATAGTAAAGTTCAGTGCGTTTGCTTTACTTGCTTTGATATGCATAATAATGACATTATCAGTAAATGAAGCAAAAGTGGTGCGGGTATAAGTGACGTCATCCACTTGATAACGGGTAGTTGTCGTTGCATTCTCCAGATTCAGATCGCGGTAAAAGCCGGATCCGTTTTGGTGTTCCGGAAATTCCAGGTAAAGACTACCTAATGTCAGATAGCTCATTCCGTGTTGCTGGGTTAAGAAGTTGGCGTCAATGAGTCTTTGCGCTTCCTTGTTTCTCCCTTCAAAAATCAGTTTGCGTACAACCGGTAGCACATGTACGGCATTCGGGTTATTATTATTGTATGGAGAACCTGCCCAAAATGTTTCTTCGTTGAGTTGTAATTCTTCGCGTTCGATTCCGCCATATACCATGGCTCCAAGACGGGAGTTACCAATAGGGAGAGCTTCCGACCAATTTTGTGCAGGTTGACTATACCACAGTTTCAGGTCCTGTCCTGAAACAAGGTTGCTTATTAATAGGAATAATACAAAAAAAGTGTTTCTGTTCATATTATATGGATTTGTAGCAAAGGTAGCTCATTTCCCAATACAAAAGGCAAAAAACTGTTTCTGAAATCTACCTTGGAAGTAACTTCTTTCCATATTAATGTTACTAATATATATGGTGTATGTTCCACAGGATAAAATAATAACTGCCGGCTTCTTTTTACAAGCACCGGCAGTTATTATTTAAGCAACTAGCAGATATACTGATCTATGTTACTTTTTAGCAACTAAAACTATATTATTGATATCTACTTTTTTGTTTTTTCCCATCCCAATGGAAACTTTGGTAATAGAACTTGGATCAATTGCAATTTTACCGGCTTTTTCATCTTTAAAAGCACTGAATTGCACCTTCTTCTTGCCTTGGGTATAAAATCCCATAGAAACTTTTACCGTTTCACCATCTTGGGTATATTCTATTTTTAATGAACAGATGGCATTTGTGGCATTTTCATCTAATTTTTCGAAGTTGGTCGCTTCAAAGTTTATTCCGGTGTAATTAGTGTAATCATTTTCAGGAAATACCAAGTTTCCATAACTGGTGGAAATTAAGGTCTGCCCTTCTACTGTCAGTTTATTATTGGCTTCGCATTGACTGACTTCGATAGTCTTGTCTACTTGTGCATTGACACTTAAGATTCCCAGACATGCAACTAATGCTGCTACTAAATACTTTTTCATGTTATTTTCTTTTAGAGGTTAATAGCTGATTTATTTTCTATTGGCAAAGTTAGGATATCTTTTCGGAGAGATAAAAAATCTGTGTTTCAATAGTTTTTGTATATGTTTCATTCTTCTTTTGGTGCAAAGGGGACTAAATTTAAAAACAAATGAAACGAATTAAATAGTCCGATTTTGAAAAGAATTACTTTCTTTGCATAAAGAAAGGACTGTTTGCTATGAAAAGACTATTACTGTTGATGATTGTATTTTTTGGGGGAATTGTACAGGTGGTCGCCGAGAATACATTGTTCTATGATTCCAAACAATTAACTTGCGATCTGATTACTTCCATTTGCCAGGATAAAGATGGGTTTATCTGGATCGGGACAGATTATGGCCTTAATAAATTCAATGGCATACAATTTACTCATTATTATAATAATCCCAAGGATAGCACCTCGTTATCCGATAACTCTGTAAAAGCCTTGATGCTCGATAATGAAGGCACGTTATGGGTGGGAGGTATTGGCGGATTACAATATTATGTTCCGGAAGAAAATGCATTTCGGACAATTAAGTTTGAAGAAAGCTCATCTTTTCATATCATGTGTATCACTCAATTGCGTTCGGGCGAAATATGGGTTGGATCTTCCGGAAGAGGAATATTCCGTATTCGGAAAGATACAGGAACAGGTGAGCAAATGACAGATATTCCTGATGTATCCGAACATGCTCATTATGGAGTCATATATGAAGACCGTCATGGGAGCATCTGGATTGGAGTAAACGGTACCGGTTTACTTCGATATGATCCTTCTACACGAACGAGTAAGATATACACACGGGCAGTTTTAGATGGCGGTTCTACAATTTCCGGAATGGCCGAGGACCATTCGGGAAATTTTCTCCTTTCCACGGGTACTACTGCTTATTATTATGATAGAGAGAATGACCGCTTTACCAAAATAGAACATAATGAATCGTGGCTGCCGGCACGTTCCATACTCGTAAGTCAAAAAGGGACACGTTATTTGGCAACCTTTGGCAAAGGGCTGAAGGTTATTCAACCCGATTTGAAAGAACTCCGTTCCGAGGTGATCACTCTCCCTTTTATTGATGTCGATAATGCTAAAATACGTGCTATTTATGAAGATCATAACCAAAACTTATGGATAGGATGTTATCATAGAGGAATGGTTATGGTGTCTAAAGAATCTACACCTTTCCATTTTTGGAGTGTTCCTACCCGTGAATATCCGCAGGCTGGTGTGATAACTGCCTTGTATAAAGATGATGATGGACATATCGTTAGCGGTGTGGAAGGCGAAGGAGTGTTTAAAATTACTTCGGAAGGAAATATAACCGATCATTTGTTTTCAGGTAAAACGGTTTCATCCATCTATAAGGATTATAGTGGTAATTTGTGGTTTGGAGGCTATTATTCCGGGCTTTATATGCAGGATGCCAAAGGGAACGTACGTTTTATGTTACCGGAAATTAAATTGAAGGATATAAAGAAGATCACAGGTGATGATAAAGGGAACCTATATCTTTCTTTATTCGGTTCCGGATTCATACGATATCACCTGCCCACTCAAACAGTCACGGAATATCAAAGTTCCTCCGGTGGGTTAAGGAACAATTGGATTTATACTCTACTTCTTGATTCCCGGGAAAGATTGTGGATAGGCCACTGTAATGGAGTGGATTATTTCGATCCTGTAACGGAAAAATTTACCCCTGTATTGAGTCAATCGTTGGGTAATTTCATCACTTACTCATTATTGGAAGACGTACGTGGAAATATTTGGGCGGGAACGAATAAGGGACTTATGTGTTATCATCCCGGAACAAAAGAATTTCATTACTATGATGAAGAAGACGGACTTTCTAATAATTTTGTATATGGGTTGGCAGAAGATGAGAGGGGGAATATCTGGTGTAGTACCCTGAAAGGCATTAACCTGATAAAAGTCGCAGAGAATAAGATTGCTTCCTATTATTCCGAACGTGGATTGGTGGATAATGAGTATACTATTGGTGCCAGCTACCAGTCAATGAATGGCCTTATCTATTTGGGAGGTGTGAAGGGAATAACGACTTTTCATCCGGATAGCGTCACTGCGCAAAAAGGGAAGTCGACTGTGATATTATCCAATCTTTATTTGGGAGGAGAAGCAGTGACCGCTAAAAGTAAATCCGGTGGAAAACCCATTTTGGACACTTTTGTAACACGTGCCGACAAAATCAGCCTGGCTTATGAAGACAACACGTTTACGCTTGAGTTTTCCACATTGGATTATCGTAATTCTGGAAATATTTTCTATGAATATCGTATCAGAGAGTATGAAAAGAACTGGACCTCTACTCAATTGGGAATCAATCAGATTACATACAATCATTTAAATTCCGGTAAGTATACATTTGAAATACGCGCCTGTGAGAACGGGCAGTATACCCCTGTGAAGGTGATACGGATTGATATTGCGGCACCGTGGTGGCGTTCGTCTCTGGCTTATGTCTGCTATGCGTTGATATTGCTTGCTGTTGCATTCCAGATTTATTTGAGTGTTCGTCGCCGGCACCAGAAAGAAATGAATGAAGAGAGAATCAAACTTTTTATCAATCTCTCGCATGAGATTCGCTCTCCAATGACTTTGATTGTGAGTCCGTTGGAGAATTTGTTAAAGAGAGACTATGATGCCGATACGATGAAGATGCTGCGTCTGATGCAGAAGAATGCGAATCGTATTATTAATCTGATGAATCAGTTGCTTGATATGCGTAAAATTGAAAAAGGGCAATTGAATATTCATTGCGTTGAAACGGACATGGTGGATTATATCAAAGAATTAATCTCTTTATTTACTTATCAGGCGGAGAAAAGGAACATAAACTTGTGTTTTGATTATGAACAGGAGGAGCTTCCGGCGTGGATTGATCCTAATAATTTTGATAAAGTATTGGTAAACCTGCTGTCGAATGCTTTTAAATATACGCCGGATGGAGGTGAAATAAAAATCAGCCTGCGCGAGAAGGTGAATGAACTTACTGTTGGAGATTTGCAGCATTTTATTGAGATTGAAGTGATTGACAGCGGATCCGGCATTGACGCCAATAAACTGGAAAAGATATTCGAACGTTTTTATCAGGCGCCTTCCAATGGTTTCAATGGAAGTATCGGTTTTGGTATAGGACTGAATCTGTGCCGGATGATAGTTAAATTGCATCACGGCACTATCAATGCTTGTAATCGGCAAGATGCACAAGGAAGTCGTTTCATTATTCATATTCCTTATGGGAAAGATCATTTGAAGAAATCCGAATGGGTGGATGCGGAAAACAAAACTACCTCAAGAGTCCCTTCTGTCTTGGGGCTTTCTCAAGAAAGTGAAGAAGAAACGGCTAAGACAAGAAACCATAAAGCGAATTATAGGATTGTGATCGTAGATGACGACGACGAGATTCTTCGTTTCCTGGAGGCGGAATTGAGCTCGCAATACAAGGTATACATTTGCCGTAACGGGAAAGAGGGTTTGCAAACCATTCTGAAACAACAACCGGATCTTATAATTTCTGATGTCGTGATGCCTGAAATGGATGGTATCTCACTTTTGAAAACGATTCGCAACAATCCGAATGTGAGTCATATACCGTTTATCCTATTGACTTCAAAAGCGGAATATAAAGACCGTATTGAAGGATTAAGTAAAGGTGCGGATGCATATTTAGGAAAACCGTTTGTCGTTGAAGAGTTGAGAGTACATATCAAGAATCTGATTGAGACAAGATTGTTATTGAAAGGAAAGTTCTCTGGTGTCAGGGATCAGGTGGGAAAGATTGAAATTGCTGAAAATAAATCCGGAGATGAACGATTGATGGAACGGGTTATGAATGTGATGAATAAGTTTCTGGATGATTCGGAATTCAATGTAGAAATGCTTGCCAGGGAAGTCGGATTGAGTCGTGTACAGCTTCATCGTAAAATGAAAGATATTACAGGAGTTTCAACATCTGTCTTTATCCGGAATCTACGGATGAAGAAAGCGGCAGCACTACTTCAGGAAGGGAAGCTGAATATTTCAGAAATAGCGGATGCGGTAGGCTTTGATAGTCAGGCTAATTTTGCGACTGTTTTTAAGAAGTTCTATGGAGTATCTCCTTCGGAATATGCTGCGTCTATCAGAAATAAAGGCGAATGATACAAATTTAAAACTGCGTTATACATATAACTAACTTTACGTTACATTTTACCAAACGTTTTGAAATACAAGATTGTAATTTTGTGCTGGTTGAGGGCGATCTAAAGAATCGACAGATGCAAAAGTACAATCTTGTATTTTACTCTTGACTCCTTTTCCTATATTTTAATAATGAATGCATGAAAACACAAAGTTGTATGAACAGGCTTTTATGGATTACTTTATTGGTAATCGGTTTATCTGGATGCTCGGAAGAGAGTTCATCGTCAGAGGAAAATACGGAATCTGGTACGATCCAAGATGGGGATCATACTGATAATGCAACGGTTATTCAATTAAATTCTTCCGATCAATATCAGACAGTGGAAGGGATTGGCGGCGGGATAGCCAATTATGAGAATTGGTATTGTCAACACCCCAATAAAAAAGAATTGTTTGATCTGATTTTCAAAGATTTGGAGATTTCCATGATTCGTATAGGAAACTGGTACGAAAAGAAGATATCGGGTGAGAATCCCGATATTCTTAAACAGCAAAAAGAGATAATGGATGCAGCAACTCAAAGACTGGGGCGTAGCAATTTCTCTGTAATGATGTCTAATTGGCTGGTAGCACCCGATTTGATAGATAGGCCGAAAGAAAAGGGAGCGACACTTAAAAGAAATAATGAAGGGAAGTACATGTATAAAGAATTTGGTGAATGGTGTCGCATGACATTAAAAGCTTATCAGGAAGCAGATATGTCACCGGATTACTTGAGCATGATGAATGAGCCGGATGGGGATAACAGTGCAGGAACCAAAATCCGCTTAGGCTACGGTATCGACGACTCCCAAAAAGCGAATTACGGGAAAGCATTGGACGCCACTTATGAAGCATTCAAAGAGGTGTCTAAGCGTCCCAAGTTAATCGGCCCGGAAGTGCTTGGAATTGGCTATGGTACTTTTAGTAACTATTACAGAGACTTGAATCCTGACCTATTGGATGCTGCTGCTTTCCATTGTTATCATGGTGGTAAGACTTCCGATTATAAAGATAACGACCGTTATTCTTCCGCCCATGCTTTTAAAACTGAATTTCAAAACATAGTCCGGCAAGTTGGCAACAAATCAATTATGATGACGGAGAACTGTTCTTATCATCCTGCTGTTCCCGAAGATGCTGTGAATATTGCACATTTTATATCAAACTCCTTCCGTTATGCAAATGCCACTGTTTATTTGCACTGGGCACTATTATGGGGATATGCAGATGCTGATGAATTAAAAAAGGGGGGTGACGGTTGCATCGCTGTCGAGTGGCCTTGGAGTAGTTCCCGCTGGACGACGGAAAAAGGCTATGTGGTAAGGAGTGAGTTCTATGGGCTTAAGCACTTTACAAAGTACGTCAAACCGGGTTGGCGGCGGATCGGAGTGGATTATGAACTAAAAGAGGTGGAGGTAGTTGCTTTTCAAGACCCTGATGAATATCAGATAGCTGTCGTTTTAGTCAATTACTCCGAACAGGAGGAGAAAACGGTCAGGTTGGAGAATATTGGCAGTAAGGAGGTATCCTCCATAAGGAAAGTAATACAGACTGATACTCAAAAAGAAAGTTGGTATCAGGAGCTGAAAAACACTGATCCATTTGTCGAATTAGTATTACCAAAAATGAGTGTTACCACTGTTTATTTCAAATTCAAAACAAATTGAAACGTATTTAAAAAGCGAATAAACGTATGTGCAACTTGATGTTACATTTCAAATAGTGTAGTAGAATGTAAGTTCATACTTTTGTGTCGGACATTTGCTAAATATGGGTGTGAAATTATAAAGCAATATTTTATAAATGTAATATATATGAAGAACAATTATTTTTCAAGATGTGTGCTGCTAGCCGGATTATGTTCGGTTATTATGGTTTTTGCAGTCACTCCTGTTTATGCGACCGGAGGTGCATTTTCTCCTCTTCCACATGCTGTCTCTGAAGGAGACATTACTGTTACCGGTAAAGTGGTTGATGATGCCGGAGAACCTTTGATAGGTGTTAGTATTCAAGTGAAAGGTACTAGTAAAGGTGCTACTACTGATGTGAATGGTATTTATACACTAAATATAGCATCAGGTTCTACCCTTGTATTCTCATATATCGGAATGAAGACCATTCAACGGAAAGTGACGAAAGGCGGTAAGCTGGATATCACGATGGAGAATGATGAGAATATGTTGGACGAGGTGGTAGCTGTAGGATACGGCTCTATGAAACGTTCGGACTTGACAGGATCGGTCGTTTCCATCAATGCCAAGTCCATAGAAGAATCAATGGCTTCTACCATTGACCAGGCGTTGCAAGGACGTGCGGCAGGATTGCAGATGACGCAGAATTCCGGTGTTCCGGGTGGAGGTACATCTATTCAGATTCGTGGTGTGAATTCATTAAACAGTACCAATGAACCTATTTATGTAGTAGACGGAGTTATTATCTCCGGTGAAACAGGCTCGAATACAAGTAATGCTATGGCAGGTATTAATCCAGCTGATATTGAAAGCATTGAGATCTTGAAAGATGCTTCGGCTACTGCCATTTATGGTGCACAGGCGGCTAATGGGGTCATATTGATTACGATGAAAGCTGGTGTAACAGGCAAGCCTCGAATTAACTTCCAAGCCTCTGTGGGAAATCAGGAAATACCGAAAACAATCGACATGATGAATTTGCGTGACTATGCCCGTCATTATAATGAACTATATGCTCTTATAAATGCCAGCAGGGTGAAAGATGCGTTTAGTCATCCTGAAACTTTAGGTGACGGTACTAACTGGCAGGATGAGATATTCCGCAATGCTCTGTTGCAGAACTATAACCTGTCAATTCGTGGCGGTACAAAAACGGTCAGCTATAATCTGTCCGGCGGATATTTGGGGCAGGATGGTATTTGCATCGGTTCGGATTTTGAGCGTTACACCTTCCGTATGGGAACAGAGATACAGGTTACTCCTAAGGTTCGTTTCGGAGGTACGGTGAATGTTTCTTATACCAAGCAAGGTACAGGCATGGCTAGCTGGTCTATCATTCCCAATGCACTTTATCAGGCACCGGATGTTCCCGTACGTGATAAGAATGGTAACTTTTCCGGACCGGAAGAGGACGACCAGCAGAATTTAAGCAATTACAGTAATCCGGTGGCGTTGGCAGCGTTAACACAGCGTAATAATGAAAAGGGAGGTGCTCGTGCCAATCTTTTCATGAAAATCAATCCATGGAAATGGCTGACTTACCGTACTGATTTTACGGCAGACGGCAATATCGATAATTATCAATATTTCCTTCCCCAATATGAATTGGGATACTCAAAGAATCCTTATCCTACTAATGAACACTCCAAAAACTACGGGCTTTACTGGGGATGGAAGAATGTAGTGACGATGGAGAAGACGTTCAAACGTAAGCACAAGACGAGTTTGATGTTAGGACATGAGATGACTTCCAGAAGTTCAGATTATCTTCAGGGAAAACGTACACATGGTGATAATCTGCTGACAGACTTGGATGCAGGTGATGCTGCGTATGCCACCAATAGTGGAAGGGCAAGCAAGACAACGTACCTCTCTTATTTCAGTCGTCTGTTTTATAGTTACGACAACCGTTACCAGTTAACGGCTACGGTACGGCGCGACGGGACATCCCGTTTTGCCAAAGGAAATCAGTGGGGGACATTCCCATCAGTAGCTGTGGCATGGCGTCTTTCCGAAGAGTCATTCTGGCGTCCGCTGAAAGATGTGGTTAATAACTTCAAGTTGCGTTTGAGTTATGGTGAAGTCGGTAATTCCAATGTCAGTGCATTTGCTTACCAACGGATGGGAACGTATGTGCAGTCTATCTGGGGGACGAGTTTACAGACCGCCAATATTGCTAATCCCGATTTGACATGGGAGAGTACCCGTTCCTGGAATGCAGGTATCGACCTGAACTTTTTTAATAACCGTGTCGAGTTTATTCTGGATGCATATATCAAAAAGACAAGAAACCTCTTGTTGCAACAAGATTATCCGGGATATATGGGAACTACGGGCAATGGTGCTGCAA includes:
- a CDS encoding SusC/RagA family TonB-linked outer membrane protein; the protein is MKNNYFSRCVLLAGLCSVIMVFAVTPVYATGGAFSPLPHAVSEGDITVTGKVVDDAGEPLIGVSIQVKGTSKGATTDVNGIYTLNIASGSTLVFSYIGMKTIQRKVTKGGKLDITMENDENMLDEVVAVGYGSMKRSDLTGSVVSINAKSIEESMASTIDQALQGRAAGLQMTQNSGVPGGGTSIQIRGVNSLNSTNEPIYVVDGVIISGETGSNTSNAMAGINPADIESIEILKDASATAIYGAQAANGVILITMKAGVTGKPRINFQASVGNQEIPKTIDMMNLRDYARHYNELYALINASRVKDAFSHPETLGDGTNWQDEIFRNALLQNYNLSIRGGTKTVSYNLSGGYLGQDGICIGSDFERYTFRMGTEIQVTPKVRFGGTVNVSYTKQGTGMASWSIIPNALYQAPDVPVRDKNGNFSGPEEDDQQNLSNYSNPVALAALTQRNNEKGGARANLFMKINPWKWLTYRTDFTADGNIDNYQYFLPQYELGYSKNPYPTNEHSKNYGLYWGWKNVVTMEKTFKRKHKTSLMLGHEMTSRSSDYLQGKRTHGDNLLTDLDAGDAAYATNSGRASKTTYLSYFSRLFYSYDNRYQLTATVRRDGTSRFAKGNQWGTFPSVAVAWRLSEESFWRPLKDVVNNFKLRLSYGEVGNSNVSAFAYQRMGTYVQSIWGTSLQTANIANPDLTWESTRSWNAGIDLNFFNNRVEFILDAYIKKTRNLLLQQDYPGYMGTTGNGAATAQWANIGSMENKGFEFTLNTVNISNRDFQWRTNVTFSLNRNKVASMNTENAFIDKTYQNSGQTEVITRTAVGKPVSQFYGYKAIGRINSASDYLIDNGDGTSTVKIATPVLRVGEQVVNSGTDKGSLIKQIYIGDYIFEDLNNDGVIDEKDQTFLGSPLPKFTYGINNTFNYKNFDLTIFLYGSYGNKAMNYLSRRITNPNSSGNVHASVANHARLGYLDGNSDNTDVWNMYILPGSNGLCRMSVNDANDNDRISSRYVEDASFLRIQNIALGYTLPKNWLKKLKIENARIYANIKNVYTFTGYDGYDPEIGSTQAQYSYSGQSMLMYGVDTGRCPSPRIYTFGIDLTF